In Phyllopteryx taeniolatus isolate TA_2022b chromosome 8, UOR_Ptae_1.2, whole genome shotgun sequence, one genomic interval encodes:
- the trim59 gene encoding tripartite motif-containing protein 59, translating into MDSLEEDLTCSVCYSLFSDPRVLPCSHTFCRACLHGLLLASHNYSIWRPLRQPLKCPNCRGVVELPVAGVDALPTNVSLRAIIEKYQGDSEPRAPLCPEHPRQPLNMYCVRDRRLICGLCLTVGQHQGHAIDDLQTAFAREKQTPSLLLARLSEHRWAQVCELGEQLEQEKARCEGLLRQDRQEVAQFFHMLEAALARKRQAYLEVLDKALAEVSRAYDPLIHRVKELQEEQLDLVSLAASVEEEDSPLVFLEKVHMFKERVDDFTSASLPSALNLSVTPRAADYLHRHWAAVTLGSLDEAPVPKVCCCARCGSAAAKAHEGPSQDSYRLRAQLLLLLLLLLLFLLSSLCWLGVAQFNRGLREELFTPIWDWMESSYTVTEVFVLRWSSHVFSTVEMFLQQLTAFFITLTSPLDPCLLFTS; encoded by the exons ATGGACAGCCTGGAGGAGGACCTGACGTGCTCCGTGTGCTACTCGCTGTTCTCAGACCCGCGGGTCCTGCCGTGCTCGCACACCTTCTGCCGGGCCTGCCTGCACGGCCTGCTCCTCGCGTCGCACAACTACTCCATTTGGCGCCCGCTGCGCCAGCCGCTCAAGTGCCCCAACTGCCGCGGCGTCGTGGAGCTGCCCGTGGCGGGCGTGGACGCGCTGCCCACCAACGTGTCCCTTCGTGCCATCATCGAAAAG TACCAGGGGGACAGCGAGCCCAGAGCCCCCTTGTGTCCGGAACACCCGAGGCAGCCCCTCAACATGTACTGTGTACGAGACCGCAGGCTCATCTGCGGCCTGTGTCTGACTGTGGGCCAGCACCAGGGGCACGCCATTGACGACCTGCAAACGGCATTCGCCAGAGAGAAGCAGACCCCTTCGCTCCTGCTGGCACGACTCTCTGAGCACAGATGGGCACAG gtTTGCGAGCTGGGTGAACAGCTGGAGCAGGAGAAGGCCCGCTGCGAGGGTCTGTTGAGGCAGGACAGACAGGAGGTCGCTCAGTTTTTTCACATGCTGGAAGCAGCACTGGCGAGGAAGAGACAAGCATACCTGGAGGTTCTGGACAAGGCCTTAGCCGAGGTGTCGCGGGCCTACGACCCACTCATCCACAGGGTCAAGGAGCTGCAG GAGGAGCAGCTGGACCTGGTCTCCCTGGCGGCATCAGTCGAGGAGGAAGACTCACCGCTGGTCTTCCTGGAGAAGGTTCACATGTTCAAAGAGCGAGTGGACGACTTCACCAGCGCCAGTCTACCCTCCGCCCTCAACCTCTCGGTAACGCCCCGAGCGGCCGACTACCTGCATCGACACTGGGCCGCCGTCACCCTCGGCAGTCTAGACGAGGCACCCGTCCCTAAGGTGTGCTGCTGTGCTCGGTGCGGTAGCGCGGCAGCCAAGGCTCACGAGGGACCGTCGCAAGACTCCTACAGGCTACGAGCCCAACTGcttttgttgctgctgctgctgctgctttttcTGCTGTCATCGCTGTGCTGGCTTGGCGTCGCTCAGTTCAACCGAGGTCTGAGAGAAGAGCTTTTTACGCCCATCTGGGACTGGATGGAATCGTCGTACACGGTGACTGAGGTGTTTGTCCTAAGATGGAGCTCACATGTTTTCTCTACGGTAGAAATGTTCTTACAACAGTTGACTGCCTTCTTCATTACTCTGACATCACCACTCGACCCCTGCCTTTTATTTACAAGTTGA